In a single window of the Streptomyces sp. HUAS ZL42 genome:
- a CDS encoding 1,4-dihydroxy-6-naphthoate synthase: MTREPVQPLQIAYSPCPNDTFVFDALAHGRVQGAPALDVTFADIDITNGMAERGEFDVLKVSYAVLPYVLDEYALLPCGGALGRGCGPLVLTSEAGVDLTGRTVAVPSEKSTAYLLFRLWAADTLPGGVGEIVVMPFHEIMPAVRDGKVDAGLVIHEARFTYQSYGLHKLADMGEHWEDTTGLPIPLGAIIAKRSLGAETLTLLAESIRTSVRAAWDDPEASRPYVMEHAQEMDPAVADQHIGLYVNEFTAGLGDDGYAAVRGLLTRAAAEGLVPPLGPNALDFP, translated from the coding sequence ATGACCCGTGAGCCCGTGCAGCCCCTGCAGATCGCCTACTCCCCCTGCCCCAACGACACCTTCGTCTTCGACGCCCTCGCGCACGGCCGCGTCCAGGGCGCGCCCGCCCTCGATGTGACGTTCGCGGACATCGACATCACCAACGGCATGGCCGAGCGCGGCGAGTTCGACGTGCTGAAGGTGTCGTACGCCGTGCTGCCGTACGTCCTCGACGAGTACGCGCTGCTGCCCTGCGGGGGCGCGCTGGGGCGGGGGTGCGGGCCGCTCGTGCTGACCAGCGAGGCGGGGGTCGACCTCACCGGCCGTACCGTCGCCGTGCCGAGCGAGAAGTCGACGGCGTACCTGCTGTTCCGGCTCTGGGCCGCGGACACGCTGCCCGGCGGGGTCGGCGAGATCGTCGTGATGCCCTTCCACGAGATCATGCCGGCCGTGCGGGACGGGAAGGTCGACGCGGGACTGGTGATCCACGAGGCGCGCTTCACGTACCAGAGCTACGGGCTGCACAAGCTCGCCGACATGGGCGAGCACTGGGAGGACACGACCGGGCTGCCGATCCCACTGGGCGCGATCATCGCGAAGCGGTCGCTGGGCGCGGAGACGCTGACGCTGCTCGCCGAGTCGATCCGTACGTCCGTACGGGCGGCCTGGGACGACCCCGAGGCCTCCCGCCCCTACGTCATGGAGCACGCCCAGGAGATGGACCCGGCCGTCGCCGACCAGCACATCGGGCTGTACGTCAACGAGTTCACCGCCGGCCTCGGCGACGACGGCTACGCGGCCGTCCGGGGACTGCTCACGCGTGCGGCGGCCGAGGGGCTGGTACCGCCCCTCGGCCCGAACGCGCTCGACTTCCCGTAG
- a CDS encoding futalosine hydrolase — MVLQAEEGRLIAAAGLRVLVATAVPVERDAVARAFTGPESGPSAAVTVDVLAVGVGPALAAASTATALTTAAIEGAPYGLVVSAGIAGGFAPDAPVGSLVVADEITAADLGAETADGFVPVTELGFGTVTHRPPEPLVRDIAAATGARTGAVLTVSTVTGTAGRAAALRARHPTALAEAMEGFGVAEAAAAHRTPVAEVRAVSNPVGPRDRAAWRIGDALTALTAAFGKLTPVLESWNPHDP, encoded by the coding sequence GTGGTCCTTCAAGCTGAAGAAGGACGACTGATCGCTGCCGCTGGGCTTCGCGTACTTGTGGCCACCGCGGTCCCCGTGGAGAGGGACGCGGTGGCGCGGGCCTTCACGGGGCCGGAGAGCGGCCCGTCCGCGGCGGTGACCGTCGATGTCCTGGCCGTCGGCGTCGGCCCCGCCCTGGCCGCCGCCTCCACGGCCACCGCCCTCACCACAGCCGCCATCGAGGGCGCCCCCTACGGCCTGGTGGTCTCCGCCGGAATCGCGGGCGGCTTCGCGCCGGACGCCCCCGTCGGATCCCTCGTCGTCGCCGACGAGATCACCGCGGCCGATCTGGGCGCCGAGACCGCCGACGGATTCGTGCCCGTCACCGAGCTGGGGTTCGGGACCGTCACCCACCGTCCACCGGAACCACTCGTACGAGACATCGCGGCCGCGACCGGGGCACGCACCGGCGCGGTACTGACCGTCTCCACGGTGACCGGCACCGCCGGGCGCGCCGCCGCCCTCCGCGCCCGTCACCCCACCGCCCTCGCCGAGGCGATGGAGGGCTTCGGGGTCGCCGAGGCCGCCGCCGCGCACCGCACTCCCGTCGCCGAGGTACGCGCGGTCTCCAATCCCGTCGGCCCGCGCGACCGTGCGGCCTGGCGCATCGGCGACGCGCTCACCGCCCTCACGGCGGCCTTCGGGAAGCTCACGCCCGTACTGGAGAGTTGGAACCCACATGACCCGTGA
- a CDS encoding DUF2771 domain-containing protein, which yields MTWMQSVVRRRRAVAAAGAVSAGLLVLSACDKPTPLSTLTVGRTSVSEEATCGGEGDSLNATDLTKCLKDTDIKSIKVDPDETVRFGVDPEIADKRWTILMNGQPLTEDSDKTYRTIPGSVFFNAQYGAQGDSTLVSIKAGDGKKDSQTVTGLWSFKLKKDD from the coding sequence ATGACCTGGATGCAATCCGTTGTGCGACGCCGCCGCGCCGTCGCCGCCGCCGGCGCCGTTTCCGCCGGACTGCTCGTCCTGTCGGCATGCGACAAGCCGACTCCGCTGTCCACGCTCACGGTCGGCCGCACCTCGGTCAGCGAGGAGGCCACCTGCGGCGGCGAGGGCGACTCCCTCAACGCCACGGACCTGACGAAGTGCCTGAAGGACACGGACATCAAGTCCATCAAGGTCGACCCGGACGAAACGGTCCGCTTCGGCGTCGACCCGGAAATCGCCGACAAGCGCTGGACGATCCTGATGAACGGTCAGCCGCTCACCGAGGACAGCGACAAGACGTACCGCACCATCCCGGGCAGCGTCTTCTTCAACGCCCAGTACGGCGCCCAGGGCGACTCCACGCTGGTCTCCATCAAGGCCGGGGACGGCAAGAAGGACAGCCAGACGGTCACCGGCCTGTGGTCCTTCAAGCTGAAGAAGGACGACTGA
- a CDS encoding DUF3027 domain-containing protein — translation MSAATTRSRTPDRLCAEAVDLARAAAEEAAAPGVVGEHVGLVSEGDRVVTHFFECKELGYRGWRWAATVARASRAKFVTLDEVVLLPGPDAVLAPEWVPWSERLRPGDMGPGDLLPTDAEDLRLEPGYSGEDEPVASSAVSSEMAELVEAEDAEVTAGPPAKLTTVPSRGSIAALAEELGMRRARVLSRYGLHVAADRWEESFGAKTPMAQAAPASCVTCGFLVPLGGSLGQAFGLCANEFSPADGRVVSLAYGCGGHSEAAVMPKPPRPAPPVIDETRVDPFPLRPAPDSGSVPVVSDEDAAELGHS, via the coding sequence GTGAGCGCAGCGACAACGCGAAGCCGCACCCCCGACCGCCTGTGCGCCGAGGCCGTCGACCTCGCCCGCGCCGCGGCGGAGGAGGCCGCCGCACCAGGAGTGGTCGGCGAGCACGTGGGCCTGGTGTCCGAGGGCGACCGCGTTGTCACGCACTTCTTCGAGTGCAAGGAGCTCGGGTACCGGGGCTGGCGCTGGGCCGCCACGGTGGCGAGGGCCTCCCGCGCGAAGTTCGTGACGCTGGACGAGGTGGTCCTGCTGCCCGGCCCGGACGCCGTGCTGGCGCCGGAGTGGGTGCCGTGGAGCGAGCGCCTGCGCCCCGGCGACATGGGACCGGGAGACCTGCTCCCGACCGACGCCGAGGACCTCCGCCTGGAGCCGGGCTACTCGGGCGAGGACGAACCCGTGGCGAGCTCGGCCGTCTCGTCGGAGATGGCCGAGCTGGTCGAGGCGGAGGACGCGGAGGTCACGGCGGGCCCGCCCGCGAAGCTCACGACCGTTCCGTCCCGCGGCTCGATCGCGGCGCTCGCGGAGGAACTGGGCATGCGCCGCGCGCGCGTCCTGTCCCGCTACGGCCTGCACGTCGCCGCGGACCGCTGGGAAGAGAGCTTCGGTGCGAAGACCCCGATGGCCCAGGCGGCCCCGGCGTCCTGCGTGACCTGCGGCTTCCTGGTGCCCCTCGGTGGCTCCCTCGGTCAGGCGTTCGGACTCTGCGCCAACGAGTTCTCCCCGGCGGACGGCCGGGTCGTGTCCTTGGCGTACGGCTGCGGCGGCCACTCCGAAGCGGCGGTCATGCCGAAGCCGCCGCGGCCGGCTCCGCCGGTGATCGACGAGACCCGCGTCGACCCGTTCCCGCTGCGGCCGGCGCCGGATTCGGGCTCGGTACCGGTCGTCTCCGACGAGGATGCGGCGGAGTTGGGGCACTCGTAA
- a CDS encoding MFS transporter, which translates to MATARSPQGTTGSGGVKGSSRGGGSGRVNGAVRAVGRALHFPVTGTARGIRKATHAHGAGESGLGKLIELHGVNGAGDVMITVALASTVFFSVPTDEARGRVALYLAITMAPFTVLAPVIGPLLDRLPHGRRAAMAGAMFARALLALVLSGAVVTGSIQLYPAALGVLVASKAYGVVRSAVVPRLLPPRFSLVRANSRVTLGGLLATGVAAPVGAGLQAIGPRWPLYGAFVIFMVGMFLSFSLPHKVDSAKGEDTALLAADEQHLHGPHRRPVKRPGLRTVGIAVTHALGANAALRCLSGFLIFFLAFLLREHPLSGQSAAVSLGMVAVAAGVGNALGTAVGAALRSRAPEIIIVTVVAFVLGTAIVAAIFFGAFLVVCLAAIAGFAQALAKLSLDALIQRDVPELVRTSAFARSETLLQMAWVFGGAVGIVMPLNGTAGLSVAAGIVAAGWLTTVRGLLRSVRHGGAPTHVA; encoded by the coding sequence GTGGCAACCGCGAGGTCGCCCCAGGGCACCACCGGGTCCGGTGGGGTCAAGGGGAGCAGTCGAGGCGGCGGTTCGGGCCGGGTCAACGGCGCCGTCCGCGCGGTCGGCCGTGCCCTGCACTTCCCGGTGACGGGGACGGCCCGCGGCATCCGCAAGGCGACCCATGCGCACGGCGCGGGCGAGTCCGGGCTGGGAAAGCTGATCGAACTGCACGGTGTGAACGGTGCCGGCGACGTCATGATCACCGTCGCCCTCGCCTCCACCGTCTTCTTCTCCGTCCCCACCGACGAGGCGCGCGGACGCGTCGCGCTCTACCTCGCCATCACCATGGCGCCCTTCACCGTCCTCGCACCGGTGATCGGGCCCCTCCTCGACCGGCTGCCGCACGGCCGCCGTGCGGCCATGGCGGGCGCCATGTTCGCCCGGGCGCTGCTCGCGCTGGTGCTGTCCGGGGCGGTCGTCACCGGCAGTATCCAGCTGTATCCGGCGGCGCTCGGCGTGCTCGTCGCGTCGAAGGCGTACGGCGTGGTGCGCAGCGCGGTCGTGCCACGGCTGCTGCCACCCCGGTTCTCCCTGGTGAGAGCAAATTCCCGGGTCACGCTCGGGGGGCTGCTGGCCACCGGCGTCGCCGCGCCGGTCGGGGCGGGGCTGCAGGCCATCGGGCCGCGCTGGCCCCTCTACGGCGCCTTCGTGATCTTCATGGTGGGAATGTTCCTGTCCTTCTCCCTGCCGCACAAGGTCGACTCGGCCAAGGGCGAGGACACGGCACTGCTGGCCGCGGACGAGCAGCATCTGCACGGACCGCACCGGCGGCCGGTCAAGCGGCCCGGCCTGCGGACGGTCGGCATCGCCGTCACCCACGCCCTCGGCGCCAACGCCGCGCTGCGCTGTCTGTCCGGCTTCCTGATCTTCTTCCTCGCGTTCCTGCTGCGCGAGCACCCGCTGAGCGGCCAGAGCGCCGCCGTGTCGCTGGGCATGGTGGCCGTCGCGGCGGGCGTGGGCAACGCGCTCGGTACGGCGGTGGGAGCGGCCCTGCGATCCCGGGCGCCCGAGATCATCATCGTGACCGTCGTCGCCTTCGTCCTGGGCACGGCGATCGTCGCCGCGATCTTCTTCGGCGCGTTCCTCGTGGTGTGCCTCGCGGCGATCGCCGGGTTCGCGCAGGCCCTGGCCAAACTGTCCCTGGACGCGCTGATCCAGCGGGACGTGCCCGAACTGGTGCGGACGTCGGCGTTCGCCCGGTCCGAGACGCTGCTGCAGATGGCCTGGGTGTTCGGCGGCGCGGTCGGCATCGTGATGCCGCTGAACGGCACGGCGGGCCTGTCGGTGGCCGCCGGCATCGTGGCGGCGGGCTGGCTGACCACCGTACGGGGGCTGCTGCGCTCGGTCCGGCACGGTGGTGCGCCGACCCACGTGGCGTAA
- a CDS encoding HAD family hydrolase, producing MTPMAFTTRPALTVGFDLDMTLIDSRPGIHACYTALSERTGTYIDADLAITRLGPPLADELVNWFPADEIEAMGDLYRQMYPATAIAATPAMPGARDAIAAVRAAGGRAIVVTAKYEPNAELHLEHLGIEPDAVVGDLWAEQKAEALREHGASVYVGDHVGDVRGARTAGTLSVTVPTGPCGPDELRAAGADVVLDDLTAFPAWLTGYLDAPRA from the coding sequence ATGACCCCCATGGCCTTCACGACCCGTCCCGCGCTCACCGTCGGCTTCGACCTGGACATGACCCTCATCGACTCCCGGCCGGGCATCCACGCCTGCTACACGGCGCTGTCCGAGCGGACGGGGACGTACATCGACGCCGACCTGGCCATCACGCGGCTCGGGCCGCCGCTCGCCGATGAGTTGGTCAACTGGTTCCCGGCGGACGAGATCGAGGCCATGGGCGACCTCTACCGGCAGATGTATCCGGCCACCGCCATCGCCGCGACGCCCGCCATGCCCGGCGCCCGCGACGCGATCGCCGCCGTACGGGCGGCCGGGGGCCGGGCGATCGTGGTCACCGCCAAGTACGAGCCGAACGCCGAACTCCACCTGGAGCACCTCGGCATCGAGCCGGACGCCGTCGTCGGCGATCTGTGGGCCGAGCAGAAAGCGGAGGCCCTGCGCGAGCACGGCGCGAGTGTCTACGTCGGCGACCACGTGGGTGACGTGCGCGGGGCGCGGACCGCGGGCACGCTCTCGGTCACCGTGCCGACCGGGCCGTGCGGCCCGGACGAACTGCGGGCGGCGGGGGCGGACGTCGTCCTCGACGACCTGACCGCCTTCCCGGCCTGGCTCACCGGCTACCTCGACGCGCCGCGCGCCTGA
- a CDS encoding cold-shock protein: MPTGKVKWFNSEKGFGFLSRDDGGDVFVHSSVLPAGVETLKPGQRVEFGVVAGQRGDQALSVTILDPTPSVAAATRKKPDELASIVQDLTTLLENITPMLEKGRYPDKASGKKIAGLLRAVADQLDV, from the coding sequence GTGCCTACCGGCAAGGTCAAGTGGTTCAACAGTGAGAAGGGCTTCGGCTTTCTCTCCCGCGACGACGGCGGTGACGTCTTCGTCCATTCCTCGGTCCTCCCCGCCGGAGTCGAGACGCTCAAGCCCGGACAGCGAGTGGAGTTCGGGGTCGTCGCCGGACAGCGCGGCGACCAGGCCCTTTCCGTGACCATCCTGGACCCGACCCCCTCGGTCGCGGCCGCGACCCGCAAGAAGCCGGACGAGCTGGCCTCCATCGTCCAGGACCTGACGACCCTCCTCGAGAACATCACGCCGATGCTCGAGAAGGGCCGTTACCCCGACAAGGCCTCCGGTAAGAAGATCGCGGGTCTGTTGCGCGCGGTCGCCGACCAGTTGGACGTCTGA